In a genomic window of Thermoproteus tenax Kra 1:
- the purN gene encoding phosphoribosylglycinamide formyltransferase — MRLGILASWRGTNFKAIVDHIRLGVLRGVDIALLIYSDQDAPVRKIAEEYGIESLYIKHKGVPRPKREEEIAQALRDSGVDYVALAGYDYILGRAVLEKFKWRVLNIHPSLLPFAGGKGMYGLRVHMEVYKSGARVTGPTVHLVDESVDGGPILDQWPVYIGDIYALELPYERKIELIADRVLIYEHRLYSRVLQAVADGLLDIYREVVKVPTVVEENNRVIYREEEREVWRARLRYTRQWLEDWEERQRAYIELQLREWSNAGKDLGVILGYGRLD, encoded by the coding sequence ATGAGGCTGGGGATCTTGGCGTCGTGGCGAGGCACGAACTTTAAGGCTATAGTGGACCACATAAGGCTCGGCGTGTTGAGGGGGGTGGATATCGCCCTGTTGATCTACAGCGATCAGGATGCGCCAGTCCGAAAGATCGCAGAGGAATACGGAATTGAGTCGCTCTACATAAAACATAAGGGAGTGCCGCGGCCTAAAAGGGAGGAGGAAATAGCGCAAGCTCTAAGGGACAGCGGAGTCGACTATGTGGCCCTCGCCGGCTATGACTATATTCTGGGACGCGCCGTGTTGGAGAAGTTCAAATGGAGGGTCCTCAACATACACCCCTCGCTGTTGCCCTTCGCTGGAGGCAAGGGGATGTATGGACTGAGGGTTCACATGGAGGTCTACAAATCCGGCGCCAGAGTGACTGGACCAACTGTTCACTTGGTCGATGAATCTGTGGACGGAGGGCCCATTCTGGACCAATGGCCTGTGTATATAGGCGATATCTATGCCCTAGAGTTGCCCTACGAGCGCAAGATCGAGCTGATCGCGGACAGAGTGTTGATTTACGAACACAGGCTTTACTCGAGAGTCCTCCAGGCTGTGGCGGACGGGCTACTGGATATCTACAGAGAGGTGGTCAAAGTGCCCACCGTAGTCGAGGAGAACAATAGAGTAATCTACAGAGAGGAGGAGCGCGAAGTTTGGAGGGCAAGGCTAAGGTACACTCGGCAGTGGCTGGAGGATTGGGAGGAAAGGCAGAGGGCCTACATCGAACTACAACTGAGGGAATGGAGCAACGCCGGCAAGGACTTGGGCGTCATTCTGGGCTATGGCCGACTGGATTAG
- a CDS encoding 5-(carboxyamino)imidazole ribonucleotide synthase: MRLLILGGGQLALMMIWESARLPAEIYVYDENPEAPALRAGRAVQDPLAAVDLADYVTFEFENVDFRVAEYAERRGKLRPPLEYLSIKRSRIDERNFLNSLGIPTPRWAVAKGGEEAVKMAETFGRAVVKEPSGGYDGKGQYVYPSMAGRIRQLRGELLVEELVDIKREFSIVAARTEDGDIYYYPPAQNYYVDGILVWSFAPTQAPKEAEEVVAKIAEARKYVGVLAVEFFEARDGRILVNEIAPRVHNTGHWTLETDVSQFETHVRAVLGLGLRLPRYTPSVAMVNILGLNAEEIPWVELEKLGRVYWYHKARATPRRKMGHVNVTGADVSDAVKKALRVLAMLYGRRFPRLVLKERDRMAVKA; the protein is encoded by the coding sequence ATGCGCCTGTTGATCTTAGGCGGAGGTCAACTAGCCCTCATGATGATCTGGGAGAGCGCCCGGTTGCCAGCAGAGATTTACGTCTACGATGAAAACCCTGAGGCCCCCGCGTTGAGGGCCGGCAGAGCAGTCCAGGATCCTCTAGCGGCCGTCGATCTGGCGGACTATGTGACCTTCGAATTTGAGAACGTCGATTTTAGGGTGGCCGAATACGCAGAGAGGCGCGGAAAGCTGAGGCCGCCGCTTGAGTACTTGTCTATAAAGAGGAGCAGAATAGACGAGAGGAACTTCCTCAACTCGCTGGGGATCCCGACTCCTAGATGGGCTGTGGCTAAGGGAGGAGAAGAGGCAGTGAAGATGGCAGAGACGTTCGGAAGAGCTGTAGTCAAGGAGCCCTCCGGCGGCTACGACGGTAAGGGCCAGTATGTATACCCCAGCATGGCCGGCCGCATCAGACAGCTCAGAGGTGAGCTATTAGTCGAGGAGCTCGTGGATATCAAGAGGGAGTTCTCAATAGTAGCCGCCAGAACTGAAGACGGCGACATTTACTACTATCCGCCGGCCCAGAACTACTACGTCGACGGCATACTGGTCTGGAGCTTTGCCCCAACGCAAGCGCCGAAGGAGGCCGAGGAAGTCGTAGCGAAGATAGCCGAGGCGAGGAAATACGTTGGAGTGTTGGCCGTGGAGTTCTTCGAGGCTAGAGACGGCAGAATATTGGTCAACGAGATAGCACCCAGAGTCCACAACACAGGCCATTGGACTCTCGAGACAGACGTAAGCCAGTTTGAGACCCACGTTAGGGCCGTCCTCGGCCTGGGCCTCAGACTGCCTAGATATACGCCTAGCGTCGCCATGGTGAACATACTGGGGCTCAACGCAGAAGAGATACCTTGGGTTGAGCTTGAGAAATTAGGCAGAGTGTACTGGTACCATAAGGCGCGGGCCACGCCGAGGAGGAAAATGGGCCACGTGAACGTGACGGGGGCCGACGTGAGCGACGCGGTGAAGAAGGCACTACGGGTCTTGGCTATGTTGTACGGGCGCAGGTTCCCCCGCCTTGTGCTCAAGGAGAGAGACCGCATGGCGGTCAAGGCATGA
- the purE gene encoding 5-(carboxyamino)imidazole ribonucleotide mutase — MRVAVIMGSVHDLDVMKEAMDVLEKFGVSYEARVVSAHRTPDFMAEFAKNAEREFDVIIAGAGGAAHLPGMTASHTVLPVIGVPVPTKHLGGLDSLLSIVQMPRGVPVATVAIGNAANAAYLALRILGIKYPEIRERVRRFMEEVRDEVLKSSLIKRF, encoded by the coding sequence ATGAGGGTTGCCGTAATTATGGGGTCCGTCCACGACCTCGACGTAATGAAGGAGGCCATGGACGTGTTGGAGAAGTTCGGCGTATCCTACGAGGCCAGAGTAGTAAGCGCACACAGAACGCCGGACTTCATGGCAGAGTTCGCCAAAAATGCTGAGAGGGAGTTCGACGTAATTATAGCTGGGGCCGGCGGCGCTGCCCATCTGCCCGGCATGACGGCGTCCCACACAGTACTCCCTGTCATAGGCGTGCCGGTGCCCACTAAGCACTTGGGGGGCCTTGACTCATTGTTATCGATAGTGCAGATGCCCAGAGGGGTGCCTGTGGCCACTGTGGCGATAGGCAACGCCGCTAACGCCGCATATTTGGCGCTCAGGATACTGGGCATAAAATACCCTGAGATTAGAGAGAGGGTGCGGCGCTTCATGGAAGAGGTGCGCGACGAGGTCTTGAAGAGCAGCCTGATTAAGCGGTTTTAA
- the purL gene encoding phosphoribosylformylglycinamidine synthase subunit PurL has product MGLRDDEWQLIRLKLGREPTKAERAIFESHWSEHCSYKSTRSWLKLLPTKAPWVLRGPGLDAPLIKITDRLLVTFKIESHNHPSAIDPYNGAATGVGGIIRDILTVRAKPVALLVNLHFGPLDDQHARWIARNVVRGISDYGNRVGVPVVGGDTIFDQSFTRNPIVLATCVGVVEEEAVPKGDIAPGDFLLVAGSYTDRSGLGGSAFASKGLSGESEEDLGAVQVADPLMGKLIIDLVQEARGCVKYIKDLGGGGLATAAVELAEQTGLGLELDLDNVHLADPTMEPAEILASETQERMVFVVDAKGLECLKRLADKLDVPISVVGRFTEAPGVMVRWKGQKVAEIPPELYRAPDVRWPMRENKRSGTLEIPFVPIEKTAELVLSSPNVADKAIIYTQFDSTVGVRTVFRPGEADAAVVKLFEEGNIGVAIKGESNPRYSYLDPYLGAINSFVKAYRNVASVGAKPLAAVDSINVGNPEKPDRYWQFVESVRGVADAARSLGVPVVGGKVSLYNEDEEGNPIRPVVAVVILGKLDDIAHARRAIWHDGDVVRILGTTRPELGGSEYLWRVFGVVEGEPPIVDFRQELQLAELLPSLAPKVHGIHDVGLGGVLVALAKMARASGVGAEIDLCKIPATDARLDYLAYSESNGRVLIAAEEDADVPGVPLGRVWGDKLVVKCGENVLFAIKLERLSELMSLKL; this is encoded by the coding sequence ATGGGCCTTAGGGACGACGAGTGGCAGCTCATAAGACTAAAGCTGGGGAGAGAGCCCACTAAAGCCGAGAGAGCCATATTCGAGTCTCACTGGTCTGAGCACTGCTCATACAAGTCTACTCGTTCTTGGCTCAAGCTCCTTCCGACGAAGGCGCCCTGGGTTCTGAGGGGCCCCGGCCTAGACGCCCCTCTGATAAAAATAACCGACCGCCTCCTTGTCACTTTCAAGATAGAGTCGCACAATCACCCGAGCGCGATAGATCCGTACAACGGCGCAGCAACAGGTGTTGGCGGCATAATTAGAGATATACTTACCGTTAGGGCGAAGCCGGTCGCTCTTTTAGTGAACCTACACTTCGGACCCCTTGACGATCAACATGCCAGGTGGATCGCGCGAAATGTGGTGAGAGGCATATCCGACTACGGGAACAGAGTCGGAGTGCCGGTAGTTGGCGGCGATACGATCTTCGATCAATCGTTCACAAGAAACCCGATAGTCCTCGCCACCTGCGTGGGGGTCGTGGAGGAAGAAGCTGTGCCTAAGGGCGACATAGCGCCGGGCGACTTCCTCTTAGTGGCCGGCTCCTATACAGACCGTAGCGGGCTTGGAGGGTCGGCGTTTGCGAGCAAGGGCTTGAGCGGCGAGTCGGAGGAGGATCTAGGCGCGGTCCAGGTGGCAGATCCTCTGATGGGCAAGCTCATCATAGACTTAGTGCAGGAGGCGAGGGGTTGCGTCAAGTACATAAAGGACTTAGGAGGGGGAGGGCTGGCCACCGCCGCCGTGGAGTTGGCCGAACAGACGGGCCTCGGTCTAGAGTTGGACCTAGACAACGTGCACCTCGCCGATCCCACTATGGAGCCGGCTGAAATACTGGCGTCAGAGACGCAGGAGCGTATGGTGTTTGTAGTAGACGCGAAAGGCCTCGAGTGTCTCAAGAGGCTGGCCGATAAGCTCGATGTACCTATATCCGTCGTTGGACGCTTCACTGAAGCGCCCGGCGTAATGGTCAGGTGGAAGGGTCAGAAGGTGGCCGAGATACCGCCAGAGCTCTACAGAGCGCCCGACGTGAGGTGGCCCATGCGTGAGAACAAGAGGAGCGGGACTCTCGAAATCCCCTTTGTGCCCATTGAGAAGACAGCAGAGCTCGTCCTCTCCTCGCCCAATGTGGCAGACAAGGCCATAATCTATACTCAGTTTGACTCGACCGTCGGCGTTAGGACAGTGTTTAGACCAGGCGAGGCAGATGCCGCTGTAGTGAAACTGTTTGAGGAGGGCAACATAGGCGTGGCCATCAAGGGCGAGAGCAACCCGAGGTACTCATATCTCGACCCCTATCTAGGTGCAATCAATTCTTTCGTCAAAGCCTATAGGAACGTGGCCTCCGTTGGCGCAAAGCCATTGGCCGCCGTCGATTCGATAAACGTCGGCAATCCCGAGAAGCCGGATAGATATTGGCAGTTTGTTGAATCGGTAAGAGGAGTGGCCGATGCGGCGAGAAGCTTGGGAGTGCCAGTCGTAGGAGGGAAGGTGAGCCTATATAACGAGGACGAAGAAGGAAACCCTATAAGGCCTGTGGTCGCCGTAGTTATATTGGGCAAGCTAGACGACATCGCTCACGCCAGGAGGGCTATATGGCACGACGGAGACGTCGTAAGGATCCTCGGTACAACGAGGCCAGAGTTGGGCGGCTCCGAGTACCTGTGGAGGGTATTCGGCGTTGTTGAGGGCGAACCGCCGATCGTGGACTTTAGACAAGAGCTACAGTTGGCGGAATTGCTCCCCTCCCTGGCCCCCAAGGTCCATGGCATCCACGACGTGGGGCTCGGCGGCGTGTTAGTCGCGCTTGCCAAAATGGCTAGAGCCAGCGGTGTGGGCGCCGAGATAGACCTATGCAAGATCCCCGCGACGGACGCCAGACTGGACTATCTGGCCTACAGTGAATCCAACGGGAGAGTCCTCATAGCGGCCGAAGAGGATGCGGACGTGCCCGGCGTGCCTTTAGGCAGAGTCTGGGGGGACAAGCTGGTGGTGAAATGCGGGGAGAACGTGCTATTCGCAATAAAGCTCGAGAGGCTGAGCGAGCTCATGTCGCTCAAACTATGA
- a CDS encoding ABC transporter ATP-binding protein: protein MLEGEGLSFGYGNFRVFEDVNLSIGEREIAAIVGPSGIGKSTLLRILGGFLKPNSGVVRLLGEPVVRPTPKIMLVHQSIVTFPWMTALENVMLGLQHLRLDREEAEREAKRMLELVGLKGFENFYPKELSGGMRQRVAIARALAARPLVLLMDEPFSHLDELTAENLRHEIYSILFGGETSLKSVVLVSHNLYEVVELSDVVYVLNGRPAHVVDIVRIDLPRPRNPKEPEFTKYVDALYAALTAKL from the coding sequence GTGCTTGAGGGAGAAGGCCTCAGCTTTGGCTACGGCAACTTTAGAGTATTTGAAGACGTAAATCTATCTATCGGCGAGAGGGAGATCGCTGCGATCGTAGGCCCTTCCGGGATAGGCAAGTCCACTCTGCTCAGAATTCTCGGCGGCTTTCTCAAGCCTAATTCTGGCGTAGTCAGGCTCTTAGGGGAACCTGTCGTCAGACCGACGCCTAAGATAATGCTAGTGCATCAGTCTATTGTGACGTTCCCTTGGATGACGGCGTTGGAGAACGTGATGTTGGGGCTCCAACATTTGAGGCTCGATAGAGAGGAGGCGGAGAGGGAGGCTAAGAGGATGTTGGAGTTGGTCGGGCTCAAGGGCTTTGAGAACTTTTATCCGAAGGAGCTGTCGGGCGGAATGAGACAGAGAGTGGCTATAGCCAGGGCGCTGGCGGCGAGACCATTGGTGTTGCTCATGGACGAGCCCTTCAGCCACTTGGACGAGCTAACGGCGGAGAACCTACGCCACGAGATATACAGTATACTCTTCGGCGGGGAGACCTCTCTGAAGAGCGTAGTGCTCGTCTCACATAACTTGTACGAGGTGGTGGAGCTGTCCGATGTTGTCTACGTCCTAAATGGGCGTCCGGCGCACGTAGTGGACATAGTCAGGATAGATCTCCCCAGGCCCCGGAACCCTAAGGAGCCGGAGTTCACTAAGTACGTCGACGCACTCTATGCGGCGCTTACTGCCAAACTATGA
- a CDS encoding ABC transporter permease subunit, with translation MNVYLTLVLATLATTARVFALIGASIVTGWLLGYLAIKSRVFENLYTSLIGVFESVPVFSFFPVVLVLFVSGIGGYLGVELAADFLVFTAVVWNIWIGIYQAFKTVPREMLEVAENLRFGFLKKMRYLYIPYSIPRIAANLLPSFADAYFYITVSEVFSVGSSTYQVFGIGSAIAQLAASGAPLSLYLLALAILSIAVSLSVYAIREFADYAAAKYAVDTSVPIRRRRFIPPRAAGAFGGSLARIARNIATTYRQMARQRRPPPERERNYDKLLRPIGIVVGVVLLSLILYGAIEVIKSTPWRTWESLFARTPSVIPAILADYARVFIIALLSTALAVTLGYYLVTHPSIERVMVPVIQTFAAYPAPVYFPIIFAATYAALYGALGYYANEVYVIALGFISTFYYVFYSFWMGLKAVPHEVWELMENLDMPYTKKMAKILLPGTLPYLISGLSSTINSAWGGLAIGEYWPDIIRGETLQVKTGLMKLITYSTAQGDVALAAWASLLFAVIVVLFSIFFTRRMMDLAMKKYIMEEAVFAA, from the coding sequence ATGAACGTCTATCTGACTTTAGTCCTGGCCACTCTGGCAACTACGGCTAGAGTTTTCGCATTAATTGGAGCCTCTATAGTCACAGGTTGGCTGCTTGGCTATCTAGCCATTAAGAGTAGAGTGTTCGAGAACCTCTACACCTCCTTGATTGGAGTATTCGAGTCTGTGCCCGTCTTCAGCTTCTTTCCGGTCGTTCTAGTTCTATTTGTCAGCGGCATAGGAGGCTATCTCGGAGTGGAGCTGGCGGCCGACTTCCTAGTTTTCACAGCAGTAGTCTGGAACATCTGGATCGGCATCTACCAAGCCTTTAAGACAGTCCCGCGAGAGATGTTGGAGGTGGCAGAGAACCTCAGATTCGGCTTCTTAAAGAAAATGAGGTATCTATATATCCCCTACTCTATACCGAGGATAGCGGCAAATCTTCTCCCGAGCTTTGCCGATGCTTACTTCTACATAACAGTAAGCGAGGTCTTCTCGGTGGGGTCGTCCACATATCAAGTGTTCGGGATAGGCTCCGCCATAGCCCAGCTTGCGGCCAGTGGCGCCCCTCTGAGTCTCTACCTCCTAGCATTGGCCATACTGTCCATTGCTGTGAGCCTCTCCGTTTATGCGATCAGAGAGTTCGCCGACTACGCCGCGGCCAAATACGCAGTTGATACGTCTGTGCCTATAAGAAGGAGGAGGTTCATACCGCCCCGGGCCGCAGGTGCCTTCGGTGGATCTCTCGCCCGCATAGCCAGAAACATAGCGACGACTTATAGGCAGATGGCCCGACAGAGGAGGCCCCCGCCCGAGAGGGAGAGGAACTACGACAAGCTTCTGAGACCTATCGGCATCGTAGTGGGCGTAGTGCTCCTATCCCTGATACTTTATGGCGCAATCGAGGTAATAAAGTCAACGCCTTGGCGGACTTGGGAGAGCCTCTTTGCGAGGACCCCATCGGTAATTCCGGCCATCTTGGCTGATTATGCGAGGGTGTTCATCATCGCCTTGCTCTCTACGGCTCTAGCCGTCACACTCGGCTACTATCTCGTAACTCACCCGAGCATAGAGCGCGTTATGGTGCCCGTGATACAAACGTTCGCCGCCTATCCCGCCCCTGTGTATTTCCCCATCATCTTCGCCGCTACGTACGCCGCGCTGTACGGGGCGTTGGGCTACTACGCCAACGAGGTCTACGTCATCGCGCTCGGCTTTATCTCCACGTTCTACTACGTCTTCTATAGCTTTTGGATGGGCCTAAAGGCCGTTCCTCACGAGGTGTGGGAACTTATGGAGAACTTGGACATGCCCTATACTAAAAAAATGGCCAAGATACTTCTGCCGGGCACATTGCCCTACCTTATCTCTGGACTATCTTCCACTATAAACAGCGCGTGGGGTGGTCTCGCTATAGGGGAGTACTGGCCTGACATAATCAGAGGCGAGACGCTTCAGGTTAAGACAGGGCTTATGAAGCTGATCACATACTCGACGGCCCAAGGCGACGTGGCCCTCGCCGCATGGGCCTCCCTCTTGTTCGCTGTGATCGTAGTCTTATTCTCTATCTTCTTCACGAGGAGAATGATGGATTTGGCTATGAAGAAGTATATAATGGAGGAGGCCGTATTTGCCGCATAG
- a CDS encoding tRNA-ribosyltransferase has protein sequence MKIILGTPVRTEPKPWLYFEVESIMVNAMEADERARAITGFEGELWVDSGGYQVLKRGLEVSPYALAERYRRIGCDVCLSLDVPPAPSDDPATAQRKFETSYRNWRILRSELPEARIMPVIHVYPDERLFARWLSAYEDAEELAIGGAVPYVLIARGAPSNSRELAMRLFAMARERFGGRLHLLGMGSPSVSATLEILGIDSADSATWRLKAAYGKVVLPGGGERHVTSRDVNFGRRKAREEELEELYAYLRSSGFPLLDGYDDFKSRLRASFEYRALVNAWVILRSRSPPRSAVFKKLYLWALEWAHGPKAREEAEQSQAQRKG, from the coding sequence GTGAAGATAATTTTGGGAACGCCGGTGAGGACAGAGCCCAAGCCCTGGCTCTATTTCGAGGTAGAGTCTATAATGGTCAACGCCATGGAGGCCGACGAGAGGGCGAGGGCCATCACCGGATTCGAGGGAGAGCTGTGGGTCGACTCGGGCGGCTACCAGGTACTCAAAAGAGGCCTCGAGGTATCGCCCTACGCCTTGGCGGAGAGATACAGAAGAATTGGTTGCGATGTTTGTCTCTCCCTCGACGTACCGCCGGCACCATCGGACGACCCCGCGACGGCCCAACGCAAGTTTGAAACGTCCTATAGGAACTGGAGGATCCTCAGATCGGAGCTCCCGGAGGCCCGCATAATGCCCGTGATACACGTGTATCCCGACGAGCGCCTCTTCGCGCGTTGGCTCAGCGCCTACGAAGATGCCGAGGAGCTCGCCATAGGGGGCGCGGTGCCCTACGTGTTGATAGCCAGAGGAGCTCCGTCGAACTCAAGGGAGCTCGCCATGAGGCTGTTCGCGATGGCGAGGGAAAGGTTCGGAGGAAGACTGCATCTATTAGGTATGGGGAGCCCCTCCGTCTCTGCCACGCTGGAGATATTGGGGATAGACAGCGCCGACAGCGCCACGTGGAGACTGAAAGCTGCGTACGGGAAAGTAGTACTGCCTGGCGGAGGCGAGAGACACGTAACCAGCAGAGACGTTAATTTCGGCAGACGTAAGGCGAGGGAGGAGGAGCTGGAGGAGCTCTACGCCTATTTGAGATCCTCGGGCTTCCCGCTCCTGGACGGCTACGACGACTTCAAGTCGCGTTTGAGGGCCAGCTTCGAATACAGAGCGTTGGTCAACGCCTGGGTTATCTTGAGGAGCAGATCTCCTCCTCGCTCGGCTGTGTTCAAGAAGCTTTATTTGTGGGCCTTGGAATGGGCCCATGGCCCTAAGGCTCGCGAAGAGGCCGAGCAGAGTCAAGCTCAGAGGAAGGGCTGA
- a CDS encoding GTP cyclohydrolase I has product MALRLAKRPSRVKLRGRAEAICPISKSVDQYEVEVEYIPRESALLIEKFQEILQSYRGVEILHEELAVDIAEKIKSIISPSYIKVVVKSNYRGIYIEAIYEVGGQPAIYI; this is encoded by the coding sequence ATGGCCCTAAGGCTCGCGAAGAGGCCGAGCAGAGTCAAGCTCAGAGGAAGGGCTGAGGCCATCTGTCCTATCTCCAAGAGCGTAGATCAGTACGAGGTCGAGGTTGAGTATATACCGAGAGAGTCGGCGCTTCTCATAGAGAAGTTCCAAGAGATCTTGCAGAGCTATAGAGGAGTCGAGATACTACACGAGGAGCTAGCCGTGGATATAGCGGAGAAGATAAAGTCAATAATATCTCCCTCGTATATTAAGGTCGTCGTTAAGTCCAACTATAGGGGGATATACATTGAGGCAATCTACGAGGTAGGCGGACAGCCGGCCATCTACATCTAA
- a CDS encoding ABC transporter ATP-binding protein, whose amino-acid sequence MIVVEELERKFGQVEALRGVSFSAGSGKVVSVLGPNGAGKTTLVRILITELMPTRGRALVAGHDVVKEAEAVRRKIAAVPQEGSPIGFLTPIEFVYAYLLLRGYPRREARRRAIEAIRELGLSEVKDREIQFLSGGTKRRVLLASVLAADVEVVFLDEPTTGLDVISRRVVWNAVSALRRRGTTVLLTTHYVEEAQVLSDHVVLLNRGKVVDQGPPESLIEKVPGKFVVEAYAPRELPNKPHMTIGDRAIFFLDKPQELAEELVKSGAKVSIRAKSLEDYVLLKIGAIQEET is encoded by the coding sequence ATGATCGTGGTGGAGGAGCTTGAGAGAAAGTTCGGCCAAGTTGAGGCGCTAAGAGGCGTCAGCTTCTCGGCCGGCTCGGGCAAGGTAGTATCGGTGTTGGGCCCCAACGGCGCCGGCAAGACGACCCTCGTGAGGATCTTGATAACCGAACTGATGCCCACTAGAGGGAGGGCGTTGGTGGCAGGCCACGATGTAGTGAAGGAGGCCGAGGCAGTAAGGAGGAAGATCGCGGCGGTTCCACAGGAGGGCTCCCCTATAGGCTTTCTAACGCCCATTGAGTTCGTCTACGCCTACTTGCTCCTCAGAGGATATCCGAGGCGGGAGGCGCGACGAAGGGCAATTGAGGCTATCCGAGAGCTGGGGCTTTCTGAGGTGAAGGACAGAGAGATCCAGTTCTTATCGGGGGGCACCAAGAGGCGCGTCCTGCTCGCCTCAGTTCTGGCGGCCGACGTAGAGGTGGTGTTCTTAGACGAGCCGACGACGGGCTTAGACGTGATCTCGAGAAGGGTTGTGTGGAACGCGGTTAGCGCTTTAAGGAGGAGGGGCACCACCGTGTTGCTCACCACTCACTACGTGGAAGAGGCACAAGTTCTCAGCGACCATGTTGTGCTGCTAAATAGAGGGAAGGTGGTAGACCAAGGCCCTCCCGAGTCTTTGATCGAGAAGGTACCGGGCAAATTTGTGGTAGAGGCATACGCGCCCAGAGAGCTTCCCAACAAGCCCCATATGACTATCGGCGATAGGGCGATCTTCTTTTTGGACAAGCCACAAGAGCTCGCCGAGGAGTTGGTCAAGAGCGGGGCCAAGGTGAGCATAAGGGCCAAGTCGCTTGAGGACTACGTGTTGTTAAAGATAGGGGCGATCCAGGAAGAGACATGA
- a CDS encoding ABC transporter permease, translating to MKKLLRDILVIGWLNGWVPLLRGWVWLLANVITPITFLIILWIYGGETGLKWGLLGGLIWTVASNGISLIGDATFYRIEIKFQQMLVAAPVSPVAYALGLALSSFIFAAPAVAFFTGFLALLGGLTPAALGISAVVLALLWISTAGLGFVASTFINQMRYAWAVPGIMSAVLSSLAPVYWPASILPVEYLGSLLPTGAAGILCQSALGLAEYPPSLLASAWISLFAYSIVSLLLTAKVARWRER from the coding sequence ATGAAGAAGTTACTTAGAGACATACTAGTCATAGGGTGGCTGAACGGCTGGGTCCCTCTGTTGAGGGGATGGGTGTGGCTCCTTGCAAATGTCATAACGCCGATCACTTTCTTAATCATCCTGTGGATCTACGGCGGCGAGACAGGCCTCAAGTGGGGCCTCCTCGGAGGCTTGATATGGACAGTGGCCTCCAACGGGATATCCCTCATCGGCGATGCCACTTTCTATAGAATAGAGATAAAGTTCCAACAAATGTTAGTAGCGGCGCCGGTAAGCCCCGTGGCCTACGCCTTGGGCCTCGCGCTGAGCTCGTTCATTTTCGCCGCACCTGCTGTTGCGTTCTTCACAGGCTTTCTGGCGCTCTTGGGGGGCCTCACGCCGGCGGCGCTCGGGATATCGGCGGTTGTCCTGGCGTTGTTGTGGATCTCGACAGCGGGCTTGGGCTTCGTTGCATCGACCTTCATAAACCAGATGAGATACGCGTGGGCGGTGCCCGGCATAATGTCCGCTGTTTTGTCGTCGTTGGCGCCAGTGTACTGGCCTGCCTCAATTCTCCCAGTAGAGTATCTCGGCTCACTCCTCCCCACAGGTGCTGCGGGGATATTGTGCCAGAGCGCCCTCGGTCTCGCCGAGTACCCCCCTAGCTTGTTGGCATCGGCGTGGATCTCACTTTTTGCGTACTCAATAGTCTCGTTGTTGTTAACGGCTAAGGTGGCAAGGTGGAGAGAGCGTTGA
- a CDS encoding Trm112 family protein, producing MKYRLMDVLACPYDKTFPLKLIVIKRTEHPERQYTWPRKPFCEEYCSYRDLKIKEHPKPETLPCEECHRWEIETGVMYCPACGRWYPIIEEIPRMLPDELRNEKEEVEFLKSIKAELEKVAPDLAKKILYEGKPFRLKE from the coding sequence ATGAAGTACAGGCTTATGGACGTATTGGCGTGTCCCTACGACAAGACCTTCCCTCTAAAGCTCATAGTCATCAAGAGGACGGAACACCCCGAGAGGCAGTATACCTGGCCCCGCAAGCCGTTCTGCGAGGAGTACTGTTCCTATCGCGACCTCAAGATAAAGGAACATCCCAAGCCCGAGACGTTGCCGTGCGAGGAGTGCCACAGATGGGAGATAGAGACCGGAGTAATGTACTGCCCGGCCTGCGGGAGATGGTATCCAATCATTGAGGAGATACCCAGGATGTTGCCGGATGAGCTCAGGAACGAGAAGGAGGAGGTTGAGTTCCTGAAGTCCATCAAGGCTGAGCTTGAGAAGGTCGCCCCAGATCTCGCCAAGAAGATACTCTACGAGGGGAAGCCCTTCCGCCTTAAAGAGTAG